A section of the Anabaena cylindrica PCC 7122 genome encodes:
- a CDS encoding inositol monophosphatase family protein, which translates to MNDFWNTILDFAETTTNKVGQQLMQDFGKVQASQKADGSLVTQADKWADQEIRDAIISSFSGYGILSEESDQTFPDTEWCWVIDPLDGTTNFTRGIPIWSISLGLLYQGIPIFGYVYAPPLNQAFHGFWPGKSGLTTPTGAFLNHHPIHTSQDAPSKNHFFNLCSRSTGIIQPGFPCKIRMLGVASYNFLTVATGAVLGGLEATPKVWDIAGAWVIVQAAGGSWISLNSESFPLSPGTDYSDRSFPSLVLSSSELAPVFTPFLEGVKF; encoded by the coding sequence ATGAACGATTTTTGGAATACAATTTTAGATTTTGCTGAAACTACTACTAACAAAGTGGGACAGCAATTAATGCAAGATTTTGGTAAAGTACAAGCGTCTCAAAAAGCTGATGGTAGTTTAGTTACCCAAGCTGATAAATGGGCAGATCAAGAAATTCGAGATGCGATTATTTCCTCATTTTCAGGTTACGGTATTTTAAGCGAAGAAAGTGACCAAACTTTTCCAGACACAGAATGGTGTTGGGTAATAGATCCTTTAGATGGAACGACCAACTTTACAAGAGGAATTCCTATTTGGTCGATTTCTTTAGGCTTACTCTATCAAGGCATACCTATTTTTGGCTATGTTTACGCACCACCATTAAATCAAGCTTTTCACGGTTTTTGGCCTGGTAAATCGGGTTTAACAACACCAACGGGAGCATTTCTGAATCATCACCCTATTCATACTAGTCAAGATGCTCCCAGTAAAAACCATTTTTTTAACCTTTGTTCCCGCAGTACGGGAATAATCCAACCAGGGTTTCCTTGTAAAATTCGGATGTTAGGAGTTGCTAGTTACAACTTTTTGACAGTCGCTACTGGTGCAGTTTTAGGAGGACTGGAAGCGACACCAAAAGTCTGGGATATTGCAGGTGCTTGGGTAATAGTTCAAGCTGCTGGTGGTAGTTGGATATCACTCAATTCTGAGTCATTTCCATTATCGCCTGGAACAGATTATAGCGATCGCTCTTTTCCTAGTCTAGTTCTGAGCAGTTCAGAGTTAGCACCAGTATTTACACCATTTCTAGAAGGTGTAAAATTTTAA
- a CDS encoding adenylate/guanylate cyclase domain-containing protein, translated as MESNHINYNFDKSRERIDAILDTSDVLYEEVNEIPSRDRLTFTNGFYVKCTALFVDIRDSSSLPEKYRRPRLAKLYRTYISEVVAVMNGNPNCSEINVQGDCVWGIFDTPYKSNINSVFETTAIVSSIINIINCKLIKKNFHPIRIGIGMDYGRALMIKAGYSGSGINEVVWMGDVVNSASNLCSNANKAWSDELMISEAIYNNLNEDYKNLMKWNSNRRCYHGNVINLLMNNWLKSNCSKW; from the coding sequence ATGGAAAGCAATCACATAAACTATAACTTTGACAAGAGTAGAGAAAGAATTGATGCAATACTTGACACTAGCGATGTGTTATATGAAGAAGTAAATGAAATTCCCTCAAGAGATAGGTTAACCTTTACAAATGGGTTTTATGTAAAATGTACTGCACTTTTTGTTGATATTCGAGACTCTTCATCATTACCAGAAAAATATAGAAGACCAAGATTAGCAAAATTGTATAGAACTTATATCTCTGAAGTCGTTGCAGTCATGAATGGTAATCCCAATTGCTCAGAAATTAACGTTCAAGGAGATTGCGTTTGGGGAATTTTTGATACACCATATAAATCGAATATAAATAGTGTTTTCGAGACAACAGCTATTGTATCATCAATAATTAATATTATTAATTGCAAATTAATTAAAAAAAATTTTCACCCAATAAGAATTGGTATTGGTATGGATTATGGTAGGGCTTTAATGATAAAAGCTGGTTATAGTGGAAGTGGTATTAATGAGGTTGTATGGATGGGAGATGTAGTTAATTCAGCTTCTAATTTATGTAGTAATGCAAATAAAGCTTGGAGTGATGAGTTAATGATATCAGAAGCTATTTATAACAATCTTAATGAAGATTACAAAAATCTAATGAAATGGAATTCAAACAGAAGATGCTATCATGGTAATGTTATTAACCTTTTAATGAACAATTGGTTAAAAAGCAACTGTAGTAAGTGGTAA
- a CDS encoding MDR/zinc-dependent alcohol dehydrogenase-like family protein: MKGLWLENNQLQLRTDIPIPKPPEGEALVRVLCAGICNTDLELLRGYYPYTGIIGHEFVGVVEQGADNLINKRVVGEINAVCGYCRFCRRGQPTHCENRTVLGIVNRNGAFAEYLCLPVENLHPVPENVSTEAATFTEPIAAALEIQQQVQLCGDDRVLVVGDGKLGQLVAQTLALTGCNLLVVGRHREKLVNLEARGIKTSLVDAVTDRAFDISIDCTGNPEGFAIARRALRPRGTLVLKSTYAGNLSLDASSLVVDEITLIGSRCGPFTPALELLATKQVDVEPLINAYYPLNEGLAAIEKAQTKGVLKILLEIN; this comes from the coding sequence ATGAAAGGACTTTGGCTAGAAAATAACCAGTTGCAACTCAGAACAGATATTCCTATCCCTAAACCACCAGAGGGAGAGGCTTTAGTGCGCGTTTTATGTGCGGGGATTTGTAACACAGACTTAGAATTACTTAGAGGTTATTATCCCTATACTGGCATTATCGGCCATGAATTTGTCGGTGTTGTAGAACAAGGTGCAGACAACTTAATTAATAAAAGAGTTGTCGGTGAAATCAATGCTGTTTGTGGTTATTGTCGGTTTTGTCGTCGGGGACAACCCACACATTGTGAAAATCGCACGGTTTTAGGTATTGTCAACCGTAATGGTGCTTTTGCTGAGTACCTTTGTTTACCTGTTGAAAACTTGCATCCAGTCCCGGAAAATGTCTCAACTGAAGCTGCAACTTTCACCGAACCCATAGCCGCAGCATTGGAAATTCAACAGCAAGTGCAATTATGTGGAGATGATCGAGTGTTAGTGGTGGGAGATGGTAAATTAGGGCAATTAGTAGCCCAGACACTAGCCTTAACAGGTTGCAATTTGTTAGTAGTGGGACGACACAGAGAGAAATTGGTTAATTTAGAAGCACGGGGGATAAAAACTAGTTTAGTAGATGCTGTGACAGATAGAGCTTTTGATATCTCCATTGATTGTACAGGAAATCCAGAAGGATTTGCGATCGCTCGTCGGGCTTTACGTCCTCGTGGCACACTAGTACTAAAAAGTACCTATGCAGGCAATCTTAGCCTAGATGCTTCCTCATTGGTGGTAGATGAAATTACCCTCATAGGTTCTCGTTGTGGCCCCTTTACCCCAGCATTAGAGTTATTAGCAACAAAACAAGTGGATGTAGAACCACTAATTAATGCTTATTATCCCCTAAATGAAGGTTTAGCTGCTATTGAAAAAGCGCAAACTAAAGGAGTTTTAAAGATACTATTAGAAATAAATTAG
- a CDS encoding protoglobin domain-containing protein: MDTLAFMNKLENRFSFTPEDKSILTSNADWGLEIASEMADHFYSYLGRDEEMNAILNATEGRIHRLRETFIHWFHEMFTGIDDWGIGYSKSRWQIGIVHVKIGIQPQHLVPAMATVVHEVGKKLKLEGKSEELKEALGKICMIDLAFIEQSYVEVSTSAVLRETGWSAVLFKRLVTHGAESM, encoded by the coding sequence ATGGATACTCTCGCTTTTATGAACAAGCTGGAAAACCGATTTAGTTTCACCCCTGAAGATAAATCTATTCTTACATCAAATGCAGATTGGGGGCTAGAAATTGCATCAGAAATGGCAGATCATTTCTATAGTTATCTGGGACGTGATGAAGAAATGAATGCTATTTTAAATGCAACTGAAGGAAGAATTCATCGTCTCCGAGAAACATTTATTCATTGGTTTCATGAAATGTTTACAGGAATAGATGATTGGGGTATTGGCTATTCTAAAAGTCGTTGGCAAATTGGTATTGTTCATGTCAAGATAGGAATTCAACCCCAGCACCTAGTTCCAGCTATGGCCACAGTAGTTCATGAAGTAGGTAAAAAACTCAAACTAGAAGGAAAATCAGAGGAATTAAAAGAGGCTTTAGGGAAAATTTGCATGATTGATTTAGCTTTTATTGAACAGTCTTATGTGGAAGTTTCTACATCTGCTGTTCTCAGAGAAACTGGTTGGTCAGCAGTTTTATTTAAACGTCTAGTTACTCATGGTGCAGAATCTATGTAA
- a CDS encoding SLATT domain-containing protein: MQEKLQKFNVQISYSMQNADDISSEISDLVADYDGTLQELAFDGAEELIITLTFTNSKKLIPFITHCTQKLKLKITAIEKDEEIPRKIKFLEEKINKRIDSFKERRIHNREKAIRIKFISLAIASLTTILLGINGLNTSNKLIFQNIAFSLSAMTTFLTVWDTFLNHRGLWIRYTATLNELYELRDNLEYLCTDEMENIDKEKLDKLYQQYQIIFEETNKNWTELRKEQKSTGNS; the protein is encoded by the coding sequence ATGCAAGAAAAATTGCAAAAATTTAACGTGCAAATTAGTTATTCAATGCAGAATGCTGATGATATAAGCAGTGAAATTTCAGATTTAGTAGCTGATTATGATGGCACTCTCCAGGAACTAGCTTTTGATGGTGCGGAAGAATTAATAATAACACTGACATTCACTAACTCAAAAAAACTTATACCATTCATCACCCATTGTACACAAAAACTCAAATTAAAAATTACCGCCATAGAAAAAGATGAAGAAATTCCTAGAAAAATTAAATTTCTTGAAGAAAAAATAAATAAGAGAATAGATTCATTTAAAGAAAGACGTATTCACAATAGGGAAAAAGCGATTAGAATTAAATTTATTTCATTAGCCATAGCATCTTTAACAACCATTTTATTAGGAATTAATGGACTAAATACCTCAAACAAGTTAATTTTTCAAAACATAGCTTTTAGTCTTAGTGCCATGACAACATTTTTAACTGTTTGGGATACATTTTTAAATCATAGAGGATTATGGATTAGATATACTGCTACTCTGAACGAATTATATGAGTTACGAGACAACCTAGAATATTTATGCACCGATGAGATGGAAAACATTGATAAAGAAAAGCTAGATAAGTTATATCAACAATATCAAATTATTTTTGAAGAAACAAATAAAAATTGGACAGAACTTCGTAAAGAACAAAAGTCAACAGGTAATAGTTGA
- a CDS encoding BCD family MFS transporter: MAGNTFDTKKESLAVPKVNILTMFRLGLFQMGLSMMSILTLGVLNRVMIQEIAIPATLVSLVLAMPAFVSPTRIWFGQMSDVKPLWGYHRTAYVWVGAGIFAIAAFLAVQVMWQLNAASSAATWVWTTQTIGWTAVLGLVFAVYGLAICVSGTTFAALLVDISEEDNRSQIVGIVWSMLMVGIIVGAIISSSLLNQLTAGASLETLQAAINRLFLIVPGIVFCLAIVATVGVEKKYSRFSNRSTPGNREDNISIGKAWSILTASPQTGIFFTFLLVMTISLFMQDPILEPYAGEVFKMPLAESTKLNVFYGTGILIAYGVTGFFIVPRLGKRKTIKLGCILVAFSALLLGFSGFSANPNFLKFGLVIFGLSTGFLTTAAVSLMLDLTVAEAAGTFIGAWGLAQSISRGIAVVIGGTVLDIGRKLLPDNLVLAYGLVFALEAVGMLVSIWFLNRVNVTEFQTNTKKAFASVLESDLD, translated from the coding sequence ATGGCAGGTAATACATTTGACACGAAAAAGGAATCCCTAGCTGTACCAAAGGTCAATATTTTGACTATGTTTCGGCTAGGGTTGTTTCAAATGGGGTTGAGTATGATGTCTATCTTGACTCTGGGAGTACTCAACCGAGTCATGATTCAGGAAATAGCCATTCCTGCAACGCTGGTATCTCTGGTGTTAGCAATGCCGGCGTTTGTTTCTCCGACGCGGATTTGGTTTGGACAAATGTCCGATGTCAAACCATTATGGGGATATCATCGCACAGCTTATGTGTGGGTGGGAGCAGGAATATTTGCGATCGCAGCCTTTTTAGCAGTACAAGTAATGTGGCAGTTAAATGCTGCTAGTAGTGCAGCTACGTGGGTATGGACTACCCAAACAATCGGTTGGACAGCAGTTTTAGGTCTAGTTTTCGCTGTCTATGGTTTAGCGATTTGTGTCAGTGGTACAACATTTGCAGCTTTGTTAGTGGATATTTCAGAAGAAGATAACCGTTCCCAAATTGTCGGTATTGTTTGGTCAATGCTGATGGTAGGTATTATAGTTGGGGCAATTATCAGTTCTAGCTTGCTGAATCAATTAACAGCAGGTGCATCTTTAGAAACTTTGCAAGCCGCAATTAATAGATTATTTTTGATTGTTCCGGGAATAGTTTTTTGTTTAGCAATTGTCGCGACTGTAGGTGTAGAAAAAAAATATTCCCGTTTCTCCAACCGTTCCACACCAGGAAACAGGGAAGATAATATTAGCATCGGTAAAGCTTGGTCAATATTAACAGCTAGTCCGCAAACAGGGATATTTTTTACTTTTTTATTGGTGATGACTATTAGCTTGTTTATGCAAGATCCAATTTTAGAACCTTATGCGGGTGAAGTGTTTAAAATGCCTTTAGCTGAAAGCACTAAACTCAATGTTTTTTATGGGACAGGAATTTTAATTGCTTATGGTGTCACAGGCTTTTTCATTGTGCCACGTTTGGGTAAGCGCAAAACTATAAAATTAGGCTGTATTTTAGTAGCATTTTCGGCTTTATTACTCGGTTTTTCAGGTTTTTCTGCTAATCCTAATTTTCTGAAATTTGGTTTAGTCATCTTTGGTTTATCTACGGGTTTCTTAACTACAGCAGCAGTTAGTTTAATGTTAGATTTAACAGTTGCAGAAGCCGCAGGTACTTTTATTGGTGCTTGGGGGTTAGCACAGTCTATATCTAGGGGAATAGCTGTCGTTATCGGTGGTACTGTTTTAGATATAGGACGCAAACTCCTACCAGATAACTTAGTCTTGGCTTATGGATTAGTTTTTGCTTTAGAAGCAGTAGGAATGCTAGTATCAATTTGGTTTTTGAATCGAGTCAATGTGACAGAATTTCAAACGAATACTAAAAAAGCTTTTGCTTCTGTTTTAGAAAGTGATTTAGATTAG
- a CDS encoding NUDIX hydrolase: MNTLKQYLSLAINYPEMFANLEGDGLQIILQEEEISQVESLVGQRLEKKGLPIEWAKIGIVYQDQYLLILRDAVRFPGGQFGTYIRIVDQPNSSPGVAIMPIYQQQILLVRHFRHATRSWHLEIPRGFGEKGLSSTENARREIMEEISAEIYSLVSIGKMHLNTGMTSECVDLYFAELKSFGEFDIKEGISKLLPIDVSELERMICENEITDSFTIAAYTRAKLQNLL; encoded by the coding sequence TTGAATACTTTAAAACAATACTTATCTCTCGCCATCAATTATCCAGAAATGTTTGCTAATTTAGAAGGCGATGGATTACAAATAATCTTACAAGAAGAAGAAATTAGTCAAGTGGAATCTCTCGTCGGGCAGAGACTAGAAAAAAAGGGATTACCAATTGAATGGGCTAAAATTGGCATAGTTTATCAAGACCAATATTTATTAATTCTCAGGGATGCAGTACGTTTTCCTGGTGGACAGTTTGGTACTTACATACGTATTGTTGATCAGCCAAATAGCTCTCCTGGTGTGGCGATTATGCCAATTTATCAACAACAAATATTGCTTGTCCGTCACTTTCGCCATGCAACGCGCTCTTGGCATTTAGAAATACCGCGTGGATTTGGCGAAAAAGGTTTATCTAGTACAGAAAATGCTCGGCGAGAAATAATGGAAGAAATTAGTGCTGAAATTTATTCTTTAGTTTCAATTGGGAAAATGCACCTCAATACAGGCATGACTTCCGAATGTGTTGATCTATATTTTGCAGAACTTAAATCTTTTGGTGAATTTGATATTAAAGAAGGAATTTCTAAATTGCTACCAATAGATGTATCAGAATTAGAAAGGATGATCTGTGAAAACGAAATTACAGATTCTTTTACAATTGCTGCATACACGCGAGCCAAGCTGCAAAATTTACTCTGA
- a CDS encoding aldo/keto reductase, whose amino-acid sequence MEPITLGQNGVTVPRLCIGTWAWGDQLFWNYGNGYGEEQLQAAFTAALDAGVTFFDTAEVYGFGLSEEFLGKFMKQVSQPVQIATKFGPLPWRWDGKSVSEALTASLKRLQVERIELYQVHWPFTFFLSQETLMNTLADEVKQGRIGAVGVSNYSASQMREAHQILAARGVPLAVNQVRYSLLTRQIETNGILQTARELNVIILAYSPLAQGLLTGKYTPSQNPTGARSIDPRFSQDGLNKIAPVLSLLRKIGEKYDRTPAQVALNWLIAQGNVIPIAGVKNAEQVKQNVGALGWKMTDDEFGELDRITRL is encoded by the coding sequence ATGGAACCCATCACATTAGGTCAAAATGGCGTAACCGTTCCCCGCCTCTGTATAGGAACTTGGGCTTGGGGTGATCAACTTTTTTGGAATTATGGCAATGGTTACGGTGAAGAACAGTTACAAGCAGCTTTTACCGCAGCTTTAGATGCTGGTGTTACCTTCTTCGATACTGCGGAAGTTTACGGTTTCGGGCTTTCTGAAGAGTTTTTAGGAAAGTTCATGAAACAAGTATCCCAACCAGTACAAATTGCTACCAAATTTGGTCCTCTACCTTGGCGTTGGGATGGCAAATCTGTATCTGAGGCGTTAACAGCAAGTCTCAAACGTCTACAAGTTGAAAGAATTGAATTATACCAAGTTCATTGGCCATTTACTTTCTTTCTCAGTCAAGAAACTTTGATGAACACCTTAGCTGATGAAGTGAAGCAGGGCAGAATCGGTGCAGTAGGTGTTAGTAATTATTCTGCATCTCAAATGCGGGAAGCACATCAAATACTAGCCGCAAGGGGAGTACCCTTAGCTGTTAACCAAGTCCGTTATTCTTTACTCACACGACAAATTGAAACTAACGGTATTTTGCAAACCGCCCGTGAGTTAAATGTAATAATTTTAGCTTATAGTCCTTTGGCTCAAGGATTGCTTACAGGCAAATATACACCTTCTCAAAATCCTACAGGTGCAAGAAGCATAGACCCGCGATTTAGTCAAGATGGTTTAAATAAAATTGCCCCAGTTTTATCTTTACTACGAAAAATAGGTGAAAAATATGATCGTACCCCCGCCCAAGTAGCCCTTAACTGGTTAATTGCTCAGGGGAACGTGATTCCCATTGCTGGTGTTAAAAACGCCGAACAGGTAAAACAAAATGTTGGCGCTTTGGGTTGGAAAATGACTGATGATGAATTTGGCGAGTTAGATCGAATTACCCGCCTTTAA